From the genome of Nakamurella flavida, one region includes:
- a CDS encoding fibronectin type III domain-containing protein produces the protein MTTLSPTGAQAAPAVPAAGADTADGATRPVVPTDDATVRRAPVSLQYWAFGTSRAWAPTRLAATAVAGGQSTVSWAAPVRGARSVLAYVATRRATVDGVAQVRADFVTVRSASVRYTDLAPAVRYTVTVQPLSVTGFGPSAAIALASPAVAPGAPTGVTARPGDAAGTVAVAWQAPDRTGGAALTGYRIVATPAGGAAGAPVSVPASARTTVLTGLTAGTRYRLAVSAVSSAGTGSAAVVEYTVPVPAPVGPSVAALDTAAQRVVRVAHDGTVVPLGSSTLTRGDSIAVDAAGDVFAADRGGDTVLRYAAGTGTQSTVGSGWTDPQQIQTDAQGRVYVLDGTRVVRIAADGTSTTVLGTVDKARFLVVDAAGNASVLWDSSYRVWKITTLPAAGGAPVVRSLEPGYGIRSARIAADGTLYLEREASGGSGASWIVRVAPGSVEETQFSDRNAIYAYTVDPAGALVLLQSRNECLVPNTDAGCVSDRAVDDVLTVPAGADAGTTTPVSGLALPVGGLDAAADGLYVARTGGGPAGLVRYGIDGGAPTVIAAGAFADPEVLTAS, from the coding sequence GTGACGACCCTGTCCCCGACCGGGGCCCAGGCCGCGCCCGCCGTACCGGCCGCCGGCGCCGACACGGCCGACGGAGCGACCCGCCCCGTGGTCCCCACCGACGACGCCACGGTTCGCCGGGCGCCGGTCTCGCTGCAGTACTGGGCCTTCGGCACCTCCCGCGCGTGGGCGCCCACCCGGTTGGCGGCGACCGCGGTCGCCGGCGGGCAGAGCACGGTGAGCTGGGCCGCCCCCGTGCGCGGCGCCCGATCGGTGCTGGCCTACGTGGCCACCCGCCGGGCCACGGTCGACGGGGTGGCGCAGGTGCGGGCGGACTTCGTCACCGTCCGGTCCGCATCGGTGCGCTACACCGACCTGGCCCCGGCCGTCCGGTACACCGTCACCGTCCAGCCGCTGAGCGTCACCGGGTTCGGGCCGTCGGCGGCCATCGCGCTCGCATCCCCGGCGGTGGCTCCGGGAGCCCCCACCGGGGTGACCGCCCGACCCGGTGATGCCGCCGGAACCGTCGCCGTCGCGTGGCAGGCACCCGACCGGACCGGTGGAGCCGCCCTCACCGGCTACCGCATCGTGGCCACGCCGGCCGGTGGCGCTGCGGGTGCCCCCGTCAGCGTCCCGGCGTCCGCGCGGACCACCGTCCTCACCGGGCTCACCGCGGGCACCCGGTACCGCCTGGCGGTCAGCGCCGTCAGCTCCGCCGGCACGGGGTCCGCGGCCGTCGTGGAGTACACCGTTCCGGTGCCCGCCCCGGTCGGCCCGTCCGTGGCCGCCCTGGACACCGCCGCCCAGCGGGTCGTCCGCGTCGCGCACGACGGCACCGTGGTGCCGCTGGGCAGCTCGACGCTGACCCGGGGCGATTCGATCGCCGTCGACGCGGCGGGTGACGTCTTCGCGGCCGACCGCGGCGGGGACACCGTGCTGCGCTATGCCGCCGGCACCGGGACGCAGAGCACCGTCGGGTCCGGGTGGACCGATCCGCAGCAGATCCAGACCGACGCCCAGGGTCGGGTCTACGTGCTGGACGGCACCCGCGTCGTGCGGATCGCCGCCGACGGCACCTCGACGACCGTGCTCGGCACCGTCGACAAGGCCCGGTTCCTGGTCGTGGACGCGGCCGGCAACGCCTCCGTGCTGTGGGACTCCTCCTACCGCGTCTGGAAGATCACCACCCTGCCCGCCGCCGGGGGCGCTCCGGTCGTCCGCTCGCTGGAGCCGGGCTACGGCATCCGTTCCGCCCGCATCGCCGCCGACGGGACGCTGTACCTGGAGCGCGAGGCCTCCGGCGGCAGCGGCGCGTCCTGGATCGTCCGGGTCGCCCCGGGGTCGGTCGAGGAGACCCAGTTCAGCGACCGGAACGCGATCTACGCCTACACCGTGGATCCCGCCGGCGCGCTGGTGCTGCTGCAGAGCCGCAACGAGTGCCTGGTGCCGAACACGGACGCCGGGTGCGTGTCGGACCGCGCGGTCGACGACGTGCTGACCGTCCCGGCCGGTGCCGACGCCGGGACGACCACCCCGGTGTCGGGTCTCGCCCTGCCGGTGGGTGGGCTGGACGCCGCGGCGGACGGTCTGTACGTCGCCCGGACGGGTGGCGGGCCGGCCGGGTTGGTCCGCTACGGGATCGACGGCGGTGCACCGACGGTGATCGCGGCCGGGGCGTTCGCCGACCCCGAGGTCCTCACCGCGTCCTGA
- a CDS encoding FtsB family cell division protein encodes MAGRRFGRTGSSPVGPRTVLPKSRLTRQLAILGIVLCAVALTVAFPLRGYLEQRSVQAAAAAEQVELQAQKADLEAQVAALQDPDHIRTEARRRLQYVSPGDTVFTVHAPGAPVVIDAPVTAAPPPQSWYSGLWETVTEPAAAPNATGTP; translated from the coding sequence GTGGCCGGCCGCAGGTTCGGGCGGACCGGGTCGTCCCCCGTCGGGCCGCGGACGGTCCTGCCGAAGTCCCGGCTCACCCGCCAGCTGGCCATCCTGGGCATCGTGCTCTGCGCCGTCGCGCTGACGGTGGCCTTCCCGTTGCGGGGATACCTGGAGCAACGGTCCGTGCAGGCCGCCGCGGCCGCCGAGCAGGTCGAGCTGCAGGCGCAGAAGGCGGACCTGGAGGCCCAGGTCGCCGCGCTGCAGGACCCCGACCACATCCGCACCGAGGCCCGCCGCCGGCTGCAGTACGTCAGTCCCGGCGACACCGTCTTCACCGTGCACGCCCCCGGCGCCCCGGTCGTGATCGACGCACCCGTCACCGCCGCCCCGCCGCCGCAGTCCTGGTACTCCGGGCTGTGGGAGACGGTCACCGAACCCGCCGCCGCACCGAACGCCACCGGGACACCATGA
- a CDS encoding GyrI-like domain-containing protein, whose protein sequence is MTDSGGSTGDIGPRHTRSFDIKKERRDLYAPRAGCFVEVDVPRLRFLMADGHGDPNTAPVYREVVEALYTLSYACRAVAKAELGRVHTVGPLEGLWSAEDPAAFRTRDKDAWDWTMLVVQPDWITPEVFAAGRKRCAERDLAAAHRVRLADLDEGLSVQTLHIGPYDDEGPVLRRLHEEHLPAHGRVPTGPHHEIYLSDPRRTDPSRLRTILRQPVAPARIAASSE, encoded by the coding sequence GTGACGGATTCCGGCGGCAGCACCGGCGACATCGGCCCTCGCCACACCAGGTCCTTCGACATCAAGAAGGAACGGCGCGATCTCTACGCGCCCCGCGCGGGATGTTTCGTCGAGGTCGACGTGCCCCGCCTCCGGTTCCTGATGGCCGACGGGCACGGGGATCCGAACACCGCGCCGGTCTACCGGGAGGTGGTCGAGGCGCTGTACACGCTGTCCTACGCCTGCCGGGCGGTGGCGAAGGCGGAACTCGGCCGGGTGCACACCGTCGGCCCGTTGGAGGGGCTGTGGTCGGCGGAGGATCCCGCGGCCTTCCGGACCCGGGACAAGGACGCCTGGGACTGGACGATGCTCGTCGTCCAGCCCGACTGGATCACCCCGGAGGTGTTCGCCGCCGGCCGGAAGCGTTGCGCCGAAAGGGATCTCGCAGCCGCGCACCGGGTCCGGCTGGCCGACCTGGACGAGGGGCTCAGCGTGCAGACGTTGCACATCGGGCCCTACGACGACGAGGGCCCGGTCCTGCGTCGGCTGCACGAGGAGCATCTGCCCGCTCACGGCCGGGTGCCCACCGGGCCGCACCACGAGATCTACCTGTCCGACCCCCGCCGTACGGACCCGTCCCGGCTGCGCACCATCCTGCGGCAGCCGGTCGCCCCGGCCCGTATCGCCGCGTCGTCGGAGTGA
- a CDS encoding Bax inhibitor-1/YccA family protein: MQTSNPAFKKMGATADAQRQAAPSAEYLNQMYAKPSAGVPARERFLTIDDVVMKTATILGIAVIAGALTAWSGLTALALPAVLVGFVLALVIIFKQSSNPFLISAYAAAQGVFLGTITSLFNSIYPGIGLQAIVGTVGVFAAMLVVYKTGAIRVTPKLTKVIIGSMMGILVLVVFNLIMGLFGVETGLRSGGTMAIIFSLVIIVVAALSFLLDFDAIDKGIKAGLPAKTSWYFAFGLMVTLVWLYIEILRLLSYFRD; this comes from the coding sequence GTGCAGACCAGCAACCCCGCCTTCAAGAAGATGGGCGCGACCGCCGACGCCCAGCGGCAGGCGGCGCCCAGCGCCGAATACCTGAACCAGATGTACGCGAAGCCGTCGGCCGGGGTGCCCGCCCGCGAGCGGTTCCTGACCATCGACGACGTGGTGATGAAGACCGCGACGATCCTCGGCATCGCCGTTATCGCAGGCGCTCTCACCGCCTGGAGCGGGCTGACCGCGCTGGCCCTGCCGGCCGTCCTCGTCGGATTCGTCCTGGCCCTGGTCATCATCTTCAAGCAGTCGAGCAACCCGTTCCTGATCTCCGCCTACGCGGCGGCGCAGGGGGTGTTCCTGGGCACCATCACCAGCCTGTTCAACTCGATCTACCCCGGCATCGGCCTGCAGGCCATCGTCGGCACGGTGGGCGTGTTCGCCGCCATGCTCGTCGTCTACAAGACCGGCGCCATCCGGGTCACCCCGAAGCTGACCAAGGTCATCATCGGCTCGATGATGGGCATCCTGGTCCTCGTCGTCTTCAACCTGATCATGGGCCTGTTCGGCGTCGAGACCGGGCTGCGCAGCGGCGGGACGATGGCCATCATCTTCTCGCTGGTCATCATCGTGGTCGCCGCGCTCAGCTTCCTGCTCGACTTCGACGCCATCGACAAGGGCATCAAGGCGGGCCTGCCGGCCAAGACGTCCTGGTACTTCGCCTTCGGCCTCATGGTCACGCTGGTCTGGCTGTACATCGAGATCCTGCGTCTGCTCAGCTACTTCCGCGACTGA
- the eno gene encoding phosphopyruvate hydratase yields MAAIELIGAREILDSRGNPTVEVEVALDDGSLGRAAVPSGASTGEHEAVELRDGDPARYLGKGVQKAVEAVLEEIGPELIGYDAIEQRVIDQKLIDLDGTPDKSRIGANAILGVSLAVARAASESAELELFRYLGGPNAHILPVPMMNIVNGGAHADSGVDVQEFMIAPIGAPTFREALRWGAETYHSLKSVLKKAGFSTGLGDEGGFAPALASSRAALDLISEAIEKAGFGFGTDIVLAMDVAATEFHSEGVYSFEGGKKTSDEMIAFYSELVASYPIVSIEDPLSEDDWEGWISMTGQLGDKIQIVGDDLFVTNPERLEEGIARGAANALLVKVNQIGTLSETLDAVTLAQSSGYRCMMSHRSGETEDTTIADLAVATGCGQIKTGAPARSERVAKYNQLLRIEENLGDAARYLGELAFPRYTPGA; encoded by the coding sequence GTGGCGGCCATCGAACTCATCGGCGCACGCGAGATCCTCGACTCCCGGGGCAACCCGACCGTGGAGGTCGAGGTCGCCCTGGACGACGGCTCGCTGGGACGCGCCGCCGTCCCGTCCGGCGCCTCCACCGGCGAGCACGAGGCCGTGGAGCTCCGTGACGGCGACCCGGCCCGTTACCTCGGCAAGGGTGTGCAGAAGGCCGTCGAGGCCGTCCTGGAGGAGATCGGCCCCGAGCTGATCGGCTACGACGCCATCGAGCAGCGGGTCATCGACCAGAAGCTCATCGACCTGGACGGCACCCCGGACAAGAGCCGGATCGGGGCCAACGCCATCCTCGGCGTCTCGCTCGCCGTGGCCCGCGCCGCCAGCGAGTCCGCCGAGCTCGAGCTGTTCCGCTACCTGGGCGGCCCCAACGCCCACATCCTCCCGGTGCCGATGATGAACATCGTCAACGGTGGTGCGCACGCCGACAGTGGCGTCGACGTGCAGGAGTTCATGATCGCGCCGATCGGCGCCCCCACCTTCCGCGAGGCCCTGCGCTGGGGTGCGGAGACCTACCACTCGCTCAAGTCCGTGCTGAAGAAGGCCGGCTTCTCCACCGGTCTGGGTGACGAGGGCGGCTTCGCCCCGGCGCTGGCCTCCAGCCGCGCCGCGCTCGACCTCATCTCCGAGGCCATCGAGAAGGCCGGTTTCGGCTTCGGCACCGACATCGTGCTGGCCATGGACGTGGCCGCCACCGAGTTCCACTCCGAGGGCGTCTACTCCTTCGAGGGCGGCAAGAAGACCTCCGACGAGATGATCGCGTTCTACTCCGAGCTCGTCGCCAGCTACCCGATCGTCTCCATCGAGGACCCGCTGTCCGAGGACGACTGGGAGGGCTGGATCTCGATGACCGGCCAGCTCGGCGACAAGATCCAGATCGTCGGCGACGACCTGTTCGTCACCAACCCCGAGCGGCTCGAGGAGGGCATCGCCCGCGGCGCCGCCAACGCGCTGCTGGTGAAGGTCAACCAGATCGGCACCCTGTCGGAGACGCTGGACGCCGTCACCCTGGCGCAGAGCTCGGGCTACCGCTGCATGATGAGCCACCGTTCCGGCGAGACCGAGGACACCACCATCGCCGATCTGGCCGTGGCGACCGGCTGCGGGCAGATCAAGACCGGCGCCCCCGCCCGCTCCGAGCGCGTGGCGAAGTACAACCAGCTGCTGCGCATCGAGGAGAACCTGGGCGACGCCGCCCGTTACCTCGGCGAGCTGGCGTTCCCCCGTTACACCCCGGGAGCCTGA
- a CDS encoding SGNH/GDSL hydrolase family protein yields MTGPGRTESARKPTAGHHEADPTALLHAATLALAGAGLLAGVTGAAVAGLLRQARSTARRIEHAQHEVGPVLTQDPALAEAALTAARLDGSYAPSTWGAVGGAAQQAADATAQRWLPRGDGVYGPTGELVDGAPDGAGGVLRLAMLGDSTAVGFGCTVADELPGVMLARGLARAAGRPVALRTLGVVGVGAADLDRQLALVGPGGADVVVVVVGANDIRDKVSPHLSARLLGAMVGEATRAGMPVAVGTCPDFGVIGAIPQPLRTLLRTWSHRLADQQAREVIRAGGEPVAIGQLVSPEFAGRPELFAADRFHPSGAGYARAVDALLPAVLRAVLGGDEVPRPARPAE; encoded by the coding sequence ATGACGGGACCGGGACGGACCGAGTCGGCACGGAAACCGACGGCCGGGCACCACGAGGCCGATCCGACGGCTCTGCTGCACGCGGCGACCCTGGCGTTGGCCGGGGCCGGTCTGCTCGCCGGGGTGACCGGGGCCGCGGTGGCCGGTCTGCTCCGGCAGGCCCGGTCGACCGCCCGCCGCATCGAGCACGCCCAGCACGAGGTGGGGCCCGTCCTCACCCAGGATCCCGCGCTCGCCGAGGCCGCGCTGACCGCGGCACGATTGGACGGCTCGTACGCCCCGTCGACGTGGGGTGCGGTCGGCGGCGCCGCCCAGCAGGCGGCGGACGCCACCGCCCAGCGGTGGCTACCGCGCGGCGACGGCGTGTACGGGCCCACGGGTGAGCTGGTCGACGGTGCACCGGACGGTGCCGGCGGGGTGCTGCGGTTGGCCATGCTCGGCGATTCCACCGCCGTCGGCTTCGGCTGCACCGTCGCCGACGAGCTCCCCGGCGTCATGCTGGCCCGTGGGCTGGCCCGCGCGGCCGGTCGGCCCGTCGCGCTGCGGACGCTCGGGGTGGTGGGGGTGGGCGCCGCCGACCTGGACCGCCAGCTCGCCCTGGTCGGTCCGGGCGGGGCCGATGTCGTCGTCGTGGTGGTCGGCGCCAACGACATCCGCGACAAGGTGTCGCCGCATCTGTCCGCCCGCCTGCTCGGCGCGATGGTCGGGGAGGCGACCCGAGCCGGGATGCCCGTGGCCGTCGGGACGTGCCCGGACTTCGGGGTCATCGGCGCCATCCCCCAACCGCTGCGCACGCTGTTGCGGACGTGGTCGCACCGGCTCGCCGATCAGCAGGCCCGGGAGGTGATCCGGGCGGGCGGCGAGCCGGTGGCCATCGGCCAGCTGGTCAGTCCGGAGTTCGCGGGACGACCGGAGCTCTTCGCCGCCGACCGCTTCCACCCGTCGGGCGCCGGGTACGCCCGGGCCGTCGATGCCCTGCTGCCCGCTGTCCTGCGGGCCGTGCTGGGCGGAGACGAGGTACCCCGGCCGGCCCGACCGGCGGAGTGA
- a CDS encoding DUF501 domain-containing protein, giving the protein MTALDAADRDLLIRELGRPPRGVVGVAYRCDHGVPAVVRTAPRLEDGTPFPTTYYLCCSVLAAAVSRMESEGLMREMTERLEHDEDLARAYRAAHEAYLADRLELGDLGTRVSAGGMPDRVKCLHVLVAHSLGVGRGVNPLGDEAVDRLDEYFRGAKSCARLA; this is encoded by the coding sequence ATGACCGCGCTCGACGCCGCCGACCGCGATCTGCTGATCCGCGAGCTCGGCCGGCCCCCGCGCGGCGTGGTCGGGGTCGCCTACCGCTGCGACCACGGGGTACCCGCGGTGGTCCGCACCGCCCCCCGGCTGGAGGACGGGACTCCGTTCCCCACCACGTACTACCTGTGCTGCTCGGTCCTCGCCGCCGCGGTCAGCCGGATGGAGTCCGAGGGGCTCATGCGGGAGATGACCGAGCGGCTCGAGCACGACGAGGACCTCGCCCGGGCCTACCGCGCCGCCCACGAGGCCTACCTGGCCGATCGGCTCGAGCTCGGTGACCTCGGTACCCGGGTCTCCGCGGGCGGGATGCCCGACCGGGTCAAATGCCTGCACGTGCTCGTCGCGCACTCCCTGGGCGTCGGGCGTGGGGTCAACCCGCTCGGGGACGAGGCCGTGGACCGGCTCGACGAGTACTTCCGTGGCGCGAAGTCCTGCGCCCGGCTGGCCTGA
- a CDS encoding Ppx/GppA phosphatase family protein translates to MRVAAIDCGTNSIRLLVADVTPADPARGVPAHLVDVHREMRVVRLGEGVDATGRISTQALDRTWVALADYTAILRASGAVDIRMAATSATRDAANRADFVAMVVDTLGQEPEVITGEDEAALSFAGAVGDLDPSTGPFLVVDIGGGSTEMVVGDMRGGRVEIAGAVSLDLGCVRITERLLRADPPTPEQRATARDWATGLISGGLDRLPLSGVRRLIPVSGTATTVAAAALRLQRYDPLAIHLADISADSVGRVADTLLRATRAHRAMLPYMHPGRVDVIGGGSLILSVLVDEVRRRLPAIEAITVSEHDILDGLALSLAR, encoded by the coding sequence ATGCGCGTCGCCGCGATCGACTGCGGGACGAACTCCATCCGGCTGCTCGTCGCCGACGTCACCCCGGCCGATCCGGCCCGCGGCGTGCCCGCCCACCTGGTCGACGTGCACCGGGAGATGCGGGTCGTCCGGCTGGGCGAGGGGGTCGACGCCACCGGGCGGATCTCCACCCAGGCCCTGGACCGCACCTGGGTCGCCCTGGCCGACTACACCGCGATCCTGCGGGCCTCGGGCGCCGTGGACATCCGGATGGCGGCGACCTCGGCGACCAGAGACGCGGCCAACCGCGCCGACTTCGTGGCCATGGTGGTGGACACCCTGGGCCAGGAGCCGGAGGTGATCACCGGCGAGGATGAGGCCGCGCTCTCCTTCGCCGGCGCCGTCGGCGATCTCGATCCGTCGACCGGGCCGTTCCTGGTCGTGGACATCGGCGGTGGCTCCACCGAGATGGTGGTCGGCGACATGCGGGGCGGGCGGGTCGAGATCGCCGGGGCGGTCAGCCTCGATCTGGGCTGCGTACGGATCACCGAACGGTTGCTCCGCGCCGATCCGCCGACCCCCGAACAGCGGGCCACCGCCCGGGACTGGGCGACCGGCCTGATCTCCGGCGGCCTGGACCGGCTGCCGCTGTCCGGCGTCCGGCGGCTCATCCCCGTCTCCGGGACGGCGACCACGGTCGCGGCCGCGGCGCTCCGGCTGCAGCGGTACGACCCCCTCGCGATCCACCTCGCCGACATCTCCGCCGACTCCGTCGGCCGGGTCGCCGACACCCTGCTGCGGGCCACCCGCGCGCACCGCGCGATGTTGCCCTACATGCATCCCGGCCGGGTCGACGTCATCGGCGGCGGATCCCTGATCCTGTCCGTGCTGGTCGACGAGGTCCGGCGGCGGCTCCCCGCCATCGAGGCGATCACCGTGTCCGAGCACGACATCCTCGACGGGCTGGCCCTGTCCCTCGCCCGCTGA